In Spirochaeta lutea, the following proteins share a genomic window:
- a CDS encoding HEAT repeat domain-containing protein — MRHNKAVWLIALLLGSIGVLFAQQGDESAGRLSIEELYLSQDVEIQIMRSQALADDRESKLLALQTIRSIVESGQQAADPEAVVAVLESLGGEGVYRITRQGGAVVNNFPEVRRQAANLLGEVGGESSKTVLLKMLTNDNEPMVLAEAVFSLGRIGINNPEVLDTMIAALRRNTLKVTPDNNFAFATLLALDRLRAAGEGISKPNVLQGLIEVVSGNYIDVVKLKAVDLISSLRE, encoded by the coding sequence ATGAGGCACAACAAAGCTGTTTGGCTTATCGCATTATTACTAGGTTCCATCGGGGTCTTGTTTGCCCAGCAGGGAGATGAAAGTGCTGGAAGATTGTCCATTGAGGAACTGTACCTGAGTCAGGATGTGGAAATTCAAATAATGCGATCTCAAGCCCTAGCTGATGATCGGGAATCAAAACTATTAGCGTTGCAGACTATCCGCAGTATTGTAGAATCCGGACAGCAGGCTGCGGATCCTGAGGCTGTGGTAGCGGTGTTAGAATCCCTTGGCGGTGAGGGCGTGTACCGGATAACCCGTCAGGGCGGCGCGGTGGTCAATAATTTTCCTGAGGTGCGGCGTCAGGCTGCAAATCTCTTAGGAGAGGTCGGAGGCGAGAGCTCCAAAACAGTACTCCTGAAAATGCTCACCAATGATAATGAGCCAATGGTTTTGGCCGAGGCGGTTTTTTCTCTGGGACGAATCGGCATCAATAATCCGGAGGTACTTGATACTATGATTGCTGCCCTGCGGAGAAATACCCTGAAGGTAACCCCGGATAACAATTTTGCCTTTGCCACCCTGTTGGCTTTGGATCGGTTACGGGCTGCTGGTGAGGGAATATCCAAACCCAATGTTCTCCAGGGGCTGATTGAGGTTGTATCGGGTAATTACATTGATGTCGTTAAGTTGAAGGCGGTGGATTTAATCTCCAGTCTCCGAGAATAG
- the dctP gene encoding TRAP transporter substrate-binding protein DctP: protein MKKKTLIAVICCLLLGFSAFGQVVKIATIAPENSPWGDGLKELAQEWSRISGGRVRVNLFFNGIAGNEDDSIRKMRIGQLQGLALTSAGLNLLSNSVFTLSAPMLIRTDEELTHVLSRIQGKLNTILSEQNVEVLSWSQGGWMKLFSNEPVETPEDLMAINLAFGAGEDSMNSMLTRLGFRGVGLSTGEILTGLNSGLVDAFMYSPIGAAGYQWFAVAPYMLELDFAPFLGAIIIDSRTWNRIPNQFRDEMRAVAARIGEEIGSQIRGLENTAIQTMERFGLKRTTISEAQRELWYDVFTQGLELSLGTIFDADLYREIEGIVEEMR, encoded by the coding sequence ATGAAAAAGAAAACGCTGATTGCGGTAATTTGTTGTTTGTTGCTTGGTTTTTCTGCCTTCGGGCAGGTGGTGAAGATTGCTACCATTGCACCCGAAAATTCTCCGTGGGGTGATGGACTAAAGGAGCTCGCCCAGGAATGGTCGCGGATTTCCGGGGGCAGGGTTCGAGTGAACCTGTTCTTTAACGGAATCGCTGGAAATGAGGATGATAGCATACGTAAGATGCGTATCGGCCAGCTCCAGGGGCTTGCACTAACTTCTGCGGGCTTGAATCTCTTATCTAATAGTGTGTTCACCTTGAGTGCCCCCATGCTTATCCGGACTGATGAGGAGCTGACTCACGTGCTTTCCCGTATCCAGGGAAAACTCAATACTATTCTATCAGAGCAGAACGTTGAGGTGCTTTCATGGTCCCAGGGCGGATGGATGAAGCTCTTTTCCAACGAACCGGTGGAAACTCCAGAAGATCTGATGGCAATAAATCTGGCATTCGGTGCTGGTGAGGATTCCATGAACAGTATGTTAACCAGGTTAGGGTTCCGGGGGGTCGGACTCTCTACCGGAGAAATTCTGACGGGATTGAATAGTGGTCTGGTAGACGCGTTCATGTACTCTCCCATCGGTGCTGCGGGCTACCAATGGTTTGCTGTTGCGCCATATATGTTAGAACTTGATTTCGCCCCCTTTCTAGGAGCCATTATCATTGATTCTCGAACCTGGAATAGGATTCCGAACCAATTCCGTGATGAGATGAGGGCTGTCGCTGCACGAATCGGTGAAGAAATCGGATCTCAGATTCGAGGTTTGGAAAATACTGCGATTCAAACCATGGAACGCTTTGGTTTGAAGCGAACCACCATTAGCGAAGCCCAGCGAGAGTTATGGTACGATGTGTTTACCCAGGGGTTAGAGCTCTCTCTCGGAACTATTTTTGATGCTGACCTGTACAGGGAAATCGAGGGGATTGTCGAGGAAATGCGATGA
- the yidD gene encoding membrane protein insertion efficiency factor YidD codes for MGKIKHILRTLAVVPIRVYRKIISPLLPSRCIYYPSCSRYTHDAIMRFGVFPGLFLGAARIIRCNSLFLGGYDPVPRHLSWRRIRMPYHIYSSRRNKKSN; via the coding sequence ATGGGAAAGATAAAACACATCCTCCGGACCCTCGCGGTAGTTCCGATTCGAGTATATCGGAAGATTATTTCTCCCCTTTTACCGTCGCGATGTATTTATTATCCTTCATGTTCTCGGTATACTCATGATGCAATTATGCGCTTTGGAGTTTTTCCGGGGCTTTTCCTTGGTGCTGCCCGCATCATCCGTTGCAATAGTCTATTTTTGGGGGGGTATGATCCGGTTCCTCGTCATCTCTCATGGAGGCGAATCCGTATGCCGTATCACATTTACTCGTCCCGTAGAAATAAGAAATCCAATTAA
- a CDS encoding ABC transporter substrate-binding protein, whose protein sequence is MYGKKWAGFLLILFFVAGMVFAGGQGESAAAADGPVTLNVLNYGDMATAEGQSWETLMEQFAEAYPEIQVQSETLYDEAYHQKATASLVAGEVPHIMYLWPGPRSSYAFDAEVVVDQRDYIDTNKFTEAAMAPQGANGEIWEVPLNVGITSVLFVNKAALAELGLEMPKTYADLKAMVEPAKAAGKIVLSLAGGEAWVNNSCYLGTAVGRFAGPGFIDAAVRGEKSFTDPAFVKALEFLGTMVQDGVLPRTTVQTDYGTALSNFVNGKALFMLDGHWRSGAIEDAAFASNVGMAVLPAIPGENTRYAGSASGVVSPGYALTTAAVEGDPKVLDAAKKLLMFIAGEQGSAVRFAAMGWLPAYKMDLDWSVVDSEAARITGQEKADLYNNVPLLTDVPDAFIPAAANDVLNTGMQEILLGERTAAEVAASLEEAMNR, encoded by the coding sequence ATGTACGGTAAAAAATGGGCAGGATTTCTGCTGATTCTTTTCTTTGTAGCAGGAATGGTATTTGCCGGCGGGCAGGGTGAATCTGCAGCCGCTGCTGACGGGCCTGTAACCCTTAATGTGCTGAACTATGGCGATATGGCAACAGCAGAGGGACAGAGCTGGGAGACTCTCATGGAGCAGTTTGCTGAAGCCTATCCTGAGATACAGGTACAGTCAGAAACCCTCTATGATGAAGCCTACCATCAAAAGGCAACTGCATCATTAGTTGCTGGTGAAGTACCCCACATCATGTATCTCTGGCCCGGACCCCGGAGTTCCTACGCCTTTGATGCAGAGGTGGTAGTTGACCAGCGTGATTACATTGACACCAACAAGTTCACTGAAGCGGCTATGGCGCCTCAGGGGGCCAATGGGGAAATCTGGGAAGTACCCCTGAATGTGGGAATTACCAGTGTGCTTTTTGTAAACAAAGCAGCACTTGCGGAACTTGGTCTCGAGATGCCTAAAACCTATGCAGATCTGAAGGCTATGGTAGAACCGGCCAAGGCTGCTGGAAAAATCGTTCTCAGTCTTGCTGGTGGGGAAGCCTGGGTGAACAACAGTTGTTACCTCGGTACTGCGGTTGGCCGGTTCGCCGGACCTGGTTTCATTGATGCAGCAGTACGGGGTGAAAAATCCTTCACTGATCCTGCCTTCGTAAAAGCCCTGGAATTCCTGGGAACCATGGTTCAGGATGGTGTGCTCCCTAGAACTACCGTACAGACCGACTACGGTACCGCACTTTCCAATTTTGTGAATGGGAAGGCTCTGTTTATGTTGGATGGCCATTGGAGAAGCGGAGCCATTGAAGATGCTGCCTTTGCTTCGAATGTTGGTATGGCTGTACTCCCTGCAATACCCGGTGAAAATACCCGGTATGCCGGCTCAGCTTCCGGTGTTGTATCTCCTGGTTACGCCCTTACCACCGCAGCGGTTGAAGGGGATCCCAAGGTTCTTGATGCTGCCAAGAAGCTCCTCATGTTCATTGCTGGCGAACAGGGCTCAGCAGTCCGGTTTGCTGCCATGGGTTGGCTGCCTGCTTACAAGATGGATCTGGATTGGAGTGTGGTAGACAGTGAAGCAGCGAGAATTACCGGACAGGAGAAGGCTGACTTGTACAATAATGTACCGTTGCTTACCGATGTACCCGACGCCTTTATTCCGGCAGCTGCGAATGATGTTCTTAACACCGGTATGCAGGAAATCCTCCTTGGGGAACGAACTGCAGCCGAAGTTGCAGCAAGTCTTGAAGAAGCGATGAACCGCTAG
- a CDS encoding phospho-sugar mutase — MDRAELVHKAQEYVSLEQHEDFRTEVEKLLAQEQFEELHERFYAELSFGTGGIRGIMGGGYNRMNPLMIQRATEGLARYVVEHGTEDKAGRKSVAIAYDSRNNSPLFAKTAASVLAAHGIHVYLFSALRPTPELSFAVRYLGATSGIVCTASHNPKQYNGFKVYWADGAQIVEPHDAGIIENVRSVRGDIKSMDYEAALSQGLIELVDEQLDAAYLDMVDGQIIRPELLRNKGKDLSVVFTPLHGTGAYLVERALKRYGVPVITVPEQREPNGDFPTVQYPNPEEASALKMAIDLAKKESADLVIGTDPDADRVGLAVRNGGEYTLLSGNQHGVLLADYIFSGRKAEGSLPGDSAFVNTIVTTDLQRKVAKKYGAKVFETLTGFKWIASKIREFEQTKGPRYVFGCEESYGFMIGDQVRDKDSVSATILTIEMTLYHKTQGKNLLERLEEIYQEFGYYQETLVARYFEGSNGTTIMSRLMDNLRSEPATEIAGIEVTAMRDILDGSTLDVKSGKKTADIDLPSSNVLQWILADGSIISARPSGTEPKIKFYASVAEAPGIPLAEAKLRVGAKIQGIEGFINDQIAKVSH; from the coding sequence ATGGATCGGGCGGAGCTTGTACACAAAGCACAGGAATATGTTTCACTAGAACAGCATGAGGATTTCAGAACCGAGGTAGAAAAACTGCTAGCTCAGGAGCAGTTTGAAGAATTGCACGAGCGGTTTTATGCTGAGCTGAGTTTTGGAACCGGTGGAATTCGTGGGATCATGGGCGGCGGATATAACCGGATGAATCCCCTCATGATCCAGCGGGCCACCGAGGGGCTCGCCCGATATGTGGTAGAGCATGGCACCGAGGATAAGGCGGGGAGAAAGTCAGTAGCCATCGCATACGACTCGAGGAATAACTCCCCACTTTTTGCCAAAACTGCAGCAAGCGTATTAGCGGCCCATGGGATTCATGTATACCTCTTCAGCGCTCTTCGGCCTACTCCGGAGCTCTCCTTTGCAGTACGGTATCTCGGTGCTACGAGCGGAATCGTATGTACGGCTAGTCATAACCCTAAGCAATACAATGGATTCAAGGTGTACTGGGCTGATGGAGCCCAGATTGTTGAACCCCATGATGCCGGTATAATCGAGAATGTCCGGTCGGTCCGGGGGGACATCAAGTCCATGGACTACGAGGCTGCTCTGAGCCAAGGATTAATCGAGCTTGTGGATGAGCAGCTGGATGCTGCGTACCTTGATATGGTGGATGGTCAGATTATTCGTCCCGAGTTGCTTCGGAATAAGGGCAAGGATCTTTCGGTGGTTTTTACCCCCCTTCACGGAACCGGTGCCTATTTGGTGGAGCGGGCTCTTAAACGCTACGGAGTACCGGTTATTACGGTTCCGGAACAGCGCGAACCGAACGGAGATTTTCCTACCGTTCAGTATCCCAATCCCGAAGAAGCCTCAGCGCTAAAAATGGCCATTGATCTGGCAAAAAAGGAGTCCGCTGATCTAGTTATCGGTACCGATCCGGACGCTGATAGGGTTGGGTTGGCTGTTCGAAACGGTGGTGAGTACACCCTTCTGTCGGGGAACCAACACGGGGTGCTCCTGGCGGATTACATTTTCTCGGGTCGCAAGGCTGAAGGCAGCTTGCCTGGGGATTCCGCCTTTGTGAACACCATTGTTACTACCGATTTGCAGCGGAAGGTTGCCAAAAAGTACGGGGCGAAGGTATTCGAAACCCTCACTGGTTTTAAGTGGATTGCATCGAAGATCCGGGAATTCGAACAAACCAAAGGCCCAAGGTATGTGTTCGGTTGTGAAGAATCCTATGGATTTATGATCGGTGACCAGGTCCGGGATAAGGACTCTGTTTCTGCCACAATTTTGACCATAGAAATGACCTTGTATCACAAAACTCAAGGAAAAAATCTATTGGAACGACTTGAGGAGATCTATCAGGAGTTTGGGTATTATCAAGAGACCCTGGTCGCACGATACTTTGAGGGATCCAACGGCACCACGATTATGAGCCGGCTGATGGACAATTTGCGGTCTGAGCCTGCAACAGAGATTGCCGGAATAGAGGTTACGGCTATGCGGGATATCCTAGACGGGAGTACCCTGGATGTTAAGTCCGGCAAGAAAACCGCGGATATTGATTTGCCTTCCAGTAACGTTCTTCAGTGGATCTTGGCTGATGGTTCGATAATCTCTGCCCGCCCGTCGGGGACGGAACCGAAGATAAAGTTCTATGCCTCGGTTGCTGAAGCCCCCGGGATCCCACTAGCGGAAGCGAAACTCCGGGTTGGCGCGAAAATCCAGGGGATAGAAGGATTTATTAACGATCAGATTGCCAAGGTTTCACACTAG
- a CDS encoding alpha/beta hydrolase, which produces MFTHEPLISIVLDNPQARAVIIALHGFGANARDLSSFSRFGTYPFSWRFVQAPIHLGGQGFAWFPQDISKIPLEDPLSYFHHLPETEEPDIHTASERVISTIKQLRIPENLPIILAGFSQGAMVTLDILLRKQIPLHSAILFSGMPFHIPTLTKLLEQSVESGSPTPLPPIFQSHGVADPILPISYGTQLSNHLKSYCLDYDYQTFQGYHEIPDYILNRALEFVWERL; this is translated from the coding sequence ATGTTTACCCATGAACCACTCATCTCCATCGTTTTAGATAACCCTCAAGCACGGGCAGTCATCATCGCCCTTCACGGATTTGGGGCCAACGCCCGGGACCTCTCCTCTTTTTCCCGATTCGGCACCTACCCCTTTTCTTGGCGCTTTGTCCAGGCTCCGATCCACCTCGGGGGTCAGGGCTTCGCATGGTTTCCCCAGGATATATCCAAAATTCCCCTGGAAGATCCCCTCTCCTATTTCCACCATCTCCCGGAAACCGAGGAACCCGATATTCACACCGCATCTGAGCGGGTGATTTCAACAATCAAACAACTCAGGATCCCAGAAAACCTTCCGATTATTCTTGCGGGGTTCAGCCAAGGGGCGATGGTGACCCTAGATATCCTACTTCGGAAACAGATCCCGCTTCACTCAGCGATCCTCTTTTCTGGGATGCCCTTTCATATCCCAACCCTTACAAAGCTCCTTGAGCAATCCGTTGAATCCGGGTCGCCTACCCCCTTGCCGCCAATATTCCAATCCCATGGAGTGGCAGATCCCATACTCCCCATCTCATACGGGACTCAACTCAGCAACCATCTCAAATCCTATTGTCTCGACTACGATTACCAAACCTTTCAGGGGTATCACGAGATCCCCGACTACATACTAAACCGTGCCTTGGAATTTGTCTGGGAACGGCTGTAA
- a CDS encoding TRAP transporter large permease subunit gives MKLRFDRIPLGLGVILFVLLVSIPFVDMVFRFLTGGSIPGLYGYIPLVLLTLTAIAAVITSKRKEHLSMGLEFHGRIPIVRELTEAVRGFMEVIITVLFLVGSISFIYVAVGAEEMGGFLPMRFYTWFLPPAFLLVLFYWFKRFEYRSTWVVGGVAVGIGIFLALPAITNLLYAAEVPLGDGYFVLEDFWYQLVPGVAPFLVVILIVSVFLGTPIFIALGGTAVLLFAKDWMGPEIIALEGISMLRDTSVPAIALFTLAGYLLSESKAGKRLVLVFKSLFGWVPGGMVLAAVLVSAFFTTFTGASGVTILALGGLLHIILQRSGRLTPEASLGVITSSSNIGLLFPPSLAIILYASISQIPVNQLFAAGVGPGLVFIAAMAGYGVVYSIKHKVPIDSFKWRRALQAIRLSLWELALPVVIIALYFSGLATLVETSAAAVVYVFIVEVLIRKEIEWKLLVKTAERSLSIIGGVLIILMVARGLSSYIVDAGIPQMLTSWVTGAVKSPLVFLLLLNLALLIVGCFMDLFSAIFVVVPLILPLGAEFGIAPIHLGMIFLANLGLGFITPPVGLNLFLASYRFEQRLSHVYKSVMPFFIIQLGVVLLITYVPWFSLALVSG, from the coding sequence ATGAAGCTTCGATTTGACAGAATTCCGCTTGGGCTCGGGGTGATCCTGTTTGTTCTCCTCGTTTCTATACCCTTTGTGGATATGGTATTCCGTTTCTTAACTGGGGGGTCAATTCCTGGCTTATACGGATACATTCCCCTGGTTTTATTGACCCTTACTGCAATCGCAGCCGTAATTACGTCTAAGCGCAAGGAGCATCTTTCCATGGGGCTTGAGTTCCATGGACGAATTCCCATTGTACGGGAGCTGACTGAAGCGGTGCGGGGATTCATGGAGGTGATAATAACCGTACTCTTCCTTGTGGGGAGCATCTCGTTTATCTACGTTGCAGTAGGGGCTGAGGAGATGGGCGGTTTTCTCCCGATGCGGTTTTACACCTGGTTTTTGCCACCGGCATTTCTCCTGGTACTATTCTATTGGTTTAAGCGATTTGAGTATCGGTCAACCTGGGTAGTGGGGGGCGTTGCGGTAGGTATTGGAATTTTTCTTGCCTTACCAGCCATAACGAATCTTCTGTATGCCGCCGAGGTTCCCCTGGGAGACGGGTATTTTGTCCTTGAAGATTTCTGGTATCAACTGGTTCCCGGGGTGGCTCCCTTCCTGGTGGTGATACTGATTGTGTCGGTTTTCCTCGGGACACCGATATTCATAGCCTTGGGTGGAACGGCGGTACTGCTTTTTGCGAAGGACTGGATGGGGCCGGAGATCATCGCCCTGGAAGGGATTTCCATGCTTCGGGATACCTCTGTTCCGGCGATTGCGTTATTTACCCTGGCCGGATATTTGTTGAGTGAGAGCAAAGCAGGGAAGCGGCTTGTGCTTGTTTTTAAAAGTCTCTTCGGGTGGGTTCCTGGTGGCATGGTTCTCGCTGCGGTACTGGTGTCTGCCTTTTTTACTACCTTTACCGGGGCTTCGGGGGTGACAATTCTAGCCTTGGGCGGATTGCTTCATATTATTTTGCAGCGTAGCGGTAGACTTACCCCGGAAGCCTCACTTGGTGTTATTACCTCCAGTTCAAATATTGGACTCCTGTTTCCGCCCAGTTTGGCTATTATTCTCTACGCTTCCATCTCCCAGATTCCCGTGAACCAATTGTTTGCTGCAGGTGTCGGTCCTGGGCTGGTATTCATTGCAGCCATGGCCGGATATGGGGTTGTGTATTCCATTAAACACAAGGTGCCCATAGATAGTTTTAAGTGGCGTCGCGCGCTGCAGGCTATCCGTCTTTCTTTATGGGAACTCGCCCTACCGGTGGTAATCATCGCTCTATACTTTTCCGGCCTGGCAACCTTGGTAGAAACCTCCGCTGCAGCTGTGGTGTATGTTTTTATTGTTGAGGTGCTGATCAGGAAGGAAATCGAATGGAAACTATTGGTTAAAACCGCAGAACGGAGCCTGTCTATAATAGGCGGAGTACTGATTATCCTGATGGTTGCTCGGGGGCTGTCCTCCTACATTGTAGATGCGGGTATTCCCCAGATGCTCACCTCCTGGGTTACCGGTGCGGTGAAAAGCCCCCTGGTATTTTTACTGTTACTGAATCTTGCTCTGCTCATTGTAGGGTGTTTCATGGATCTCTTTTCTGCCATTTTTGTTGTAGTGCCTCTCATTTTGCCTCTTGGAGCAGAGTTTGGTATCGCGCCCATCCACCTCGGTATGATTTTCTTAGCTAACCTCGGTCTTGGGTTTATTACGCCCCCGGTCGGTCTTAACCTGTTCTTGGCATCGTACCGGTTTGAACAACGGTTGAGCCACGTATACAAGAGTGTGATGCCCTTCTTTATAATACAGCTTGGGGTGGTGTTGTTGATAACGTATGTTCCATGGTTCAGTCTTGCCTTGGTTTCTGGATAG
- a CDS encoding 3'-5' exonuclease has protein sequence MNLQQSVLDTTFVAFDFETTGLYSTSDRIVEVGAVKFQGATVLGEFGHLIDPGRAIPEDASKISGITDEMVRGKPSIQTVLPAFLEFIQGSVLVAHNAGFDLGFLRAALQICDVPDIENLVIDTQQLAKKAFPGQKSYSLQNLATVLKFPPNTAHRAVDDSVMCMRLFNACADQLSFMGEISLAEVLA, from the coding sequence ATGAATTTACAGCAGTCAGTTTTAGATACCACCTTTGTTGCCTTCGATTTTGAAACCACCGGGCTTTACTCCACCTCGGATCGGATTGTGGAGGTCGGGGCGGTGAAATTTCAGGGTGCTACCGTCTTGGGGGAGTTCGGGCATCTGATTGATCCGGGACGGGCGATTCCCGAGGATGCCTCGAAGATCAGCGGGATTACTGATGAGATGGTGAGGGGTAAGCCGAGTATTCAGACCGTGCTCCCCGCCTTTCTTGAGTTTATTCAGGGCTCGGTTTTGGTGGCTCATAATGCCGGTTTTGATCTAGGCTTCTTGCGGGCGGCCCTTCAGATCTGTGATGTACCCGATATCGAGAACCTGGTAATCGATACTCAACAGCTGGCGAAAAAGGCCTTTCCGGGACAGAAGAGCTACAGCCTGCAAAACTTGGCGACCGTTCTAAAATTCCCGCCGAACACCGCCCACAGAGCCGTGGATGATTCGGTGATGTGTATGCGGCTGTTTAATGCCTGTGCGGACCAACTCAGTTTTATGGGTGAGATCAGTCTCGCTGAGGTCCTAGCCTAG
- a CDS encoding TRAP transporter TatT component family protein, whose product MKEKKRNQPWTLVGILLMFLISVSSCSVQKLAVNMLADTLAGDGGSASVFMTDNDPRFVADALPFTIKLYELLLEQNPEHQGLQITTGSLYAMYANAFVWAPAELLPLEQWDEQRLAKQRAKNFYLRGRDYVLSGLDLQYPGFAEQALAGNPDPYFEQMTAEDVNALYWLGASWFGAFSLDAFDVELGISAASAAKILLFAYELDPEYNERTLDEFLISFHAAAPQGLGGDPSKILYHFNRVVEVRGDRSVGPYLAYAQYAISIQDGELFTDLITKALEIPIEEYPESLLLNTIQRRKAQYLWDNRMDLFFDI is encoded by the coding sequence ATGAAAGAGAAAAAGCGAAATCAACCATGGACCCTGGTAGGGATTCTCCTGATGTTCCTTATTAGCGTTTCGAGTTGTTCTGTACAGAAACTGGCAGTAAACATGTTGGCCGATACCCTGGCAGGGGATGGGGGTTCTGCTTCTGTCTTCATGACAGATAACGATCCCCGCTTCGTGGCTGACGCCTTGCCATTCACCATCAAACTGTATGAGCTTCTCTTAGAACAAAATCCTGAGCACCAGGGTTTGCAGATTACTACAGGAAGTTTGTATGCTATGTATGCCAATGCCTTTGTCTGGGCGCCGGCGGAGCTGCTCCCTCTGGAGCAGTGGGATGAGCAGCGTCTCGCTAAACAACGTGCGAAAAACTTTTATCTTCGTGGTCGGGATTATGTTCTATCCGGATTGGATCTACAGTATCCTGGTTTTGCCGAGCAGGCATTGGCGGGTAACCCGGATCCGTACTTTGAGCAGATGACCGCTGAGGATGTGAATGCTCTGTATTGGCTAGGCGCCTCGTGGTTCGGTGCTTTCAGTCTGGATGCCTTTGACGTTGAATTGGGGATTAGCGCGGCTTCGGCAGCAAAGATTTTGTTGTTCGCATATGAACTTGATCCCGAATACAATGAGCGTACCCTCGATGAGTTCTTAATTAGCTTTCACGCCGCTGCCCCCCAGGGATTGGGGGGAGATCCCAGCAAAATTCTCTACCATTTTAACCGGGTAGTAGAAGTACGAGGAGACAGATCGGTGGGACCCTATCTGGCATATGCACAGTACGCCATATCAATTCAAGACGGTGAGCTCTTTACGGATCTGATAACCAAAGCTCTGGAAATTCCCATTGAGGAATACCCCGAGTCCTTACTCTTGAACACTATTCAGAGGCGTAAGGCCCAGTATCTCTGGGATAATCGAATGGATTTATTTTTTGACATTTAA
- a CDS encoding alpha/beta fold hydrolase produces MENSKPSPQQTPIILVHGFGVRSQFWRTFKPMVELVGRAITPDFHQPSIQMRVDALVHTIHTTYEQTQKPCILLGHSLGSVITGLAALQVPDHQISHIILLAVPFGKKKSRTSNRFVYWLIKHRLLPGFLIRNQFFGPSTPDRLKKEVFSHAVKEPAHLIEEVAQNTWSHTAQVSDKLSTPTLCITSKIDHIVPWEQTMEYAQAIGADFLCFEESTGIGHDDYPVLPKAQSLLIQEIKKFIEYEER; encoded by the coding sequence ATGGAAAATAGCAAACCTTCCCCCCAACAAACGCCCATAATTCTGGTGCACGGATTTGGTGTTCGCAGCCAATTTTGGAGGACCTTCAAACCTATGGTAGAATTAGTTGGCAGGGCCATTACCCCGGACTTTCACCAGCCTTCCATCCAAATGCGGGTGGATGCCCTGGTACACACGATCCATACCACCTACGAACAAACCCAAAAGCCGTGCATTCTTCTGGGGCATTCCCTGGGAAGCGTCATTACCGGGTTGGCTGCCTTACAGGTCCCCGACCATCAAATAAGTCATATCATCCTACTAGCTGTACCCTTCGGCAAAAAGAAATCCCGAACCTCCAATCGATTCGTGTATTGGCTGATTAAACACCGCCTCCTACCCGGCTTTTTGATTCGTAATCAATTCTTTGGACCTAGTACGCCAGACCGTCTTAAAAAGGAAGTTTTTTCTCATGCAGTTAAGGAACCAGCTCATTTGATCGAAGAGGTAGCTCAAAACACCTGGTCGCATACCGCCCAGGTTTCTGACAAGCTATCGACGCCAACTCTCTGCATCACCAGTAAAATTGATCATATCGTTCCCTGGGAACAAACCATGGAATATGCACAAGCCATTGGAGCGGACTTCCTTTGCTTTGAAGAATCCACAGGAATTGGGCACGATGACTATCCCGTCCTACCAAAGGCACAATCCCTCCTCATACAAGAAATCAAAAAATTTATCGAGTACGAAGAACGGTAG